The following proteins are co-located in the Triticum aestivum cultivar Chinese Spring chromosome 1A, IWGSC CS RefSeq v2.1, whole genome shotgun sequence genome:
- the LOC123045559 gene encoding exportin-4 isoform X4 produces MQGFPGGVPDPQQLQATMLAIEQACSLIQVHMNPAEAEKVLSSLHSSLMPYQACRFILETSLMPNARFQAAGAIGDAAIREWGILTDDNKRSLILYCLNYVMEHAGSPDGYVQSKVSAVAARLLKRGWLEFPDQEKGAIFFEVEQSIRGMHGPNRQFAGINFLETLVSEFSPSTASSMGLPKEFHDQCQLSLEVKFLKDFYCWAQAAVFNTADKILNSNVTIPEEKACSAALRLMLQILSWSFKPTLEHENLDAKIKSGLRSDAINLRKFERSLVKPGSLWTDILISSAHTIWVLNFYTTLRQKYSYDTLWGDSPIAVSCRQLIVQLCSLAGAVFPNDNGDAQIEHFMHILSAVILWIEPPNVIAESIRNGGSESEFIDSCHVLLSVASLTSSSLFDNLLKSIRQYGTINLLSALTSEAVKSVLDNQNEEETWGSDALDILLETWNVILGEACADKSPMSADGALAASNLFKIIVESHLKAAADSAFEDSDDAEYFHVSVSKRDEQLALYALIARAAADTTIPFLEQLFSERFARLSQRDVENDPTRTLEELYWLLLITSHVLTDSGEGETLLIPEALQVGFTNVVEVAQHPVVTLSWSIINFSRQCLDPGIRGRYFSPRLMEAVIWFLARWVATYLVPLDVSREIDSVGRHGSQHSRKLLNSFAWDNNQGELVLDFVALMSMVALTTYQGEIELQTLTCQKLLASVVRRKHTCAYVVQLDSWRDLTRAFASGRSLFSLSGRLQRSLAETLACAASCIKDPEASVQYLRDLMGPVAGCLVENASRSDLKSVAHQPDVIYMVCCLLERLRGAARATQPRTQKVLFEMGHTVMNSLLTLLEVYKNQSEVVYMILKFVVDFIDGQAVFLDGKETSVLMSFCLHLLQIYSSHNIGKVMLSLSSTLRSESQSEKYKDLRALLRLLTNICSKDLVGFLSDSNIEGSPDIAEVIYVGLDIVTPLISLDLLKYPKLSRDYFVLMSHLLEVYPEKVAHLNRDAFGRITGSLEFGLRNQDGDVVERCLTAVNALASYHFKERFGGRGGLGSQVMESEGSNGKLQESISSHFLRLLLQLLLFEDFRMELAGSAADALLPLLFCEQELYQRLVHELLEKQQNPTIKSRLALAFHNLTSSNNLSSTLDRPNRQKFRKNLRVFLGEVSGFMQIK; encoded by the exons ATGCAGGGCTTCCCCGGCGGCGTCCCCGATCCGCAGCAGCTCCAGGCCACCATGCTCGCCATCGAGCAGGCCTGCTCCCTCATCCAG GTGCACATGAATCCGGCTGAAGCGGAAAAAGTTCTAAGTTCACTCCATTCATCTCTGATGCCTTATCAAGCATGCAGATTTATTCTTG AGACATCCCTAATGCCAAATGCGAGATTCCAAGCTGCTGGAGCAATTGGTGATGCTGCAATAAGGGAGTGGGGAATTTTAACAGATGACAACAAAAGAAGCCTAATACT ATATTGTTTGAACTACGTTATGGAGCATGCAGGTTCCCCTGATGGCTACGTGCAATCAAAAGTTTCTGCTGTGGCAGCTAGGTTACTAAAAAGAGGCTG GCTTGAGTTTCCGGATCAAGAAAAAGGTGCTATCTTCTTTGAG GTTGAACAGTCCATCCGGGGCATGCACGGGCCTAATCGACAGTTTGCTGGGATCAACTTCTTAGAAACCTTG GTTTCAGAGTTTTCCCCTTCAACTGCTTCTTCTATGGGCCTGCCTAAGGAGTTCCATGACCAATGCCAATTGTCACTTGAAGTGAAGTTTCTGAAG GACTTCTATTGCTGGGCACAAGCTGCTGTATTCAATACCGCAGACAAAATCTTGAATTCAAATGTAACTATACCCGAGGAGAAAGCATGTTCGGCGGCATTGcgcctcatgcttcaaattttaaGCTGGAGCTTCAAGCCAACTTTGGAACATGAGAATTTAGATGCCAAAATAAAATCTGGTTTGAGGAGCGATGCCATAAATCTGAGGAAATTCGAACGTTCATTGGTGAAG CCAGGGTCTTTGTGGACTGATATTCTTATATCAAGTGCACATACTATCTGGGTTTTGAACTTCTATACTACCCTGCGTCAGAAGTACTCGTATGATACACTATGGGGTGATTCTCCTATTGCTGTCTCTTGCAGACAGCTCATAGTGCAATTATGCTCCTTGGCAGGCGCTGTTTTTCCTAATG ATAATGGAGATGCACAAATTGAACACTTTATGCACATACTATCCGCTGTTATCTTGTGGATTGAACCTCCGAATGTCATTGCGGAATCAATTCGAAATGGAGGAAGTGAAAG TGAGTTCATAGATTCTTGCCATGTCCTGCTTTCAGTGGCATCTTTGACTAGTAGTTCACTTTTTGACAACCTCCTGAAATCGATAAG GCAATATGGCACAATTAACCTGCTTTCTGCTTTGACATCCGAAGCTGTCAAGTCTGTTCTGGATAACCAGAATGAAGAAGAAACATGGGGTTCAGATGCTCTAGATATATTGTTAGAAACATGGAATGTTATTCTGGGG GAAGCTTGTGCTGATAAAAGTCCTATGTCAGCTGATGGAGCACTTGCAGCTTCAAATTTGTTTAAGATAATTGTGGAGTCACATTTGAAGG CTGCTGCTGATTCTGCATTTGAGGATAGTGACGATGCTGAATACTTTCATGTTTCTGTTTCAA AGCGTGATGAGCAGTTggccttgtatgctctgattgcACGAGCAGCTGCTGACACCACCATACCCTTTCTTGAGCAACTATTTTCTGAGCGATTTGCACGGCTAAGCCAG AGAGATGTCGAAAATGATCCCACTCGAACATTGGAGGAGCTGTATTGGCTGTTGCTGATTACCAGTCATGTCCTAACTGACTCAGGCGAAGGAGAAACACTGCTT ATTCCTGAAGCTTTGCAGGTGGGATTCACCAATGTAGTTGAAGTAGCTCAACATCCTGTAGTTACGTTGTCATG gTCTATAATAAATTTTTCAAGGCAATGTCTAGACCCAGGAATTAGAGGGAGGTACTTCAGTCCCCGGCTCATGGAG GCGGTGATTTGGTTCCTGGCCAGATGGGTTGCAACCTATTTAGTACCGCTTGATGTGAGTAGAGAAATTGACAGTGTGGGTAGACATGGATCCCAGCATTCTAGAAAATTGCTAAACAGTTTTGCGTGGGACAATAACCAAGGGGAGCTTGTTCTTGATTTTGTTGCTCTCATGTCAATGGTGGCACTTACTACATATCAGGGCGAAATTGAGCTGCAG ACACTTACATGCCAAAAACTACTTGCTTCAGTTGTTCGACGGAAACACACATGTGCTTATGTTGTTCAGTTG GACTCATGGCGTGACCTTACAAGGGCTTTTGCAAGTGGGCGTTCTTTATTTTCATTGAGTGGACGTTTACAG AGATCTCTAGCAGAAACACTTGCATGTGCAGCTTCCTGCATCAAAGATCCCGAAGCATCTGTGCA GTATTTGAGAGACCTCATGGGACCAGTCGCAGGATGCCTAGTAGAAAATGCTAGTAGGAGTGATCTTAAATCTGTTGCACATCAACCAGATGTTATCTACATG GTCTGTTGCCTATTGGAACGGCTAAGAGGAGCTGCTAGAGCTACTCAGCCTCGCACTCAAAAGGTTCTGTTTGAGATGGGTCATACTGTGATGAACTCACTCTTGACTCTTCTGGAGGTGTACAAAAATCAG tCTGAAGTCGTATACATGATACTCAAGTTCGTGGTTGACTTCATTGATGGTCAAGCTGTATTCCTGGATGGTAAGGAGACATCAGTTTTGATGAGCTTTTGCTTACATCTGCTCCAGATATACTCCTCTCATAATATTGGAAAG GTAATGCTCTCGCTTTCTTCAACTCTGCGAAGTGAATCACAATCCGAAAAGTACAAGGATCTGCGTGCTTTGCTTCGGCTTTTAACAAATATCTGCTCAAAGGATTTG GTGGGTTTCTTATCTGATAGCAACATTGAAGGCTCCCCAGATATTGCAGAG GTCATCTATGTTGGTCTTGATATTGTGACTCCCTTGATATCTTTGGATCTTCTCAAGTACCCTAAACTAAGTCGTGAT TATTTTGTACTTATGTCACACTTGTTGGAAGTGTACCCTGAGAAGGTTGCTCACTTAAACAGGGATGCCTTTGGAAGAATTACTGGTAGTCTTGAATTTGGCCTGCGTAATCAG GATGGCGATGTTGTTGAGAGGTGCCTCACAGCAGTAAATGCCCTTGCCTCGTACCATTTCAAAGAAAGATTTGGAGGCAGAGGAGGGCTTGGCTCGCAGGTTATGGAATCTGAAGGATCGAATGGCAAACTTCAGGAAAGCATATCAAGTCACTTCTTGAGG
- the LOC123045559 gene encoding exportin-4 isoform X5, whose product MPNARFQAAGAIGDAAIREWGILTDDNKRSLILYCLNYVMEHAGSPDGYVQSKVSAVAARLLKRGWLEFPDQEKGAIFFEVEQSIRGMHGPNRQFAGINFLETLVSEFSPSTASSMGLPKEFHDQCQLSLEVKFLKDFYCWAQAAVFNTADKILNSNVTIPEEKACSAALRLMLQILSWSFKPTLEHENLDAKIKSGLRSDAINLRKFERSLVKPGSLWTDILISSAHTIWVLNFYTTLRQKYSYDTLWGDSPIAVSCRQLIVQLCSLAGAVFPNDNGDAQIEHFMHILSAVILWIEPPNVIAESIRNGGSESEFIDSCHVLLSVASLTSSSLFDNLLKSIRQYGTINLLSALTSEAVKSVLDNQNEEETWGSDALDILLETWNVILGEACADKSPMSADGALAASNLFKIIVESHLKAAADSAFEDSDDAEYFHVSVSKRDEQLALYALIARAAADTTIPFLEQLFSERFARLSQQRDVENDPTRTLEELYWLLLITSHVLTDSGEGETLLIPEALQVGFTNVVEVAQHPVVTLSWSIINFSRQCLDPGIRGRYFSPRLMEAVIWFLARWVATYLVPLDVSREIDSVGRHGSQHSRKLLNSFAWDNNQGELVLDFVALMSMVALTTYQGEIELQTLTCQKLLASVVRRKHTCAYVVQLDSWRDLTRAFASGRSLFSLSGRLQVSVICTHHAVLTYAFICEDLMLLLLLTTPSQRSLAETLACAASCIKDPEASVQYLRDLMGPVAGCLVENASRSDLKSVAHQPDVIYMVCCLLERLRGAARATQPRTQKVLFEMGHTVMNSLLTLLEVYKNQSEVVYMILKFVVDFIDGQAVFLDGKETSVLMSFCLHLLQIYSSHNIGKVMLSLSSTLRSESQSEKYKDLRALLRLLTNICSKDLVGFLSDSNIEGSPDIAEVIYVGLDIVTPLISLDLLKYPKLSRDYFVLMSHLLEVYPEKVAHLNRDAFGRITGSLEFGLRNQDGDVVERCLTAVNALASYHFKERFGGRGGLGSQVMESEGSNGKLQESISSHFLRLLLQLLLFEDFRMELAGSAADALLPLLFCEQELYQRLVHELLEKQQNPTIKSRLALAFHNLTSSNNLSSTLDRPNRQKFRKNLRVFLGEVSGFMQIK is encoded by the exons ATGCCAAATGCGAGATTCCAAGCTGCTGGAGCAATTGGTGATGCTGCAATAAGGGAGTGGGGAATTTTAACAGATGACAACAAAAGAAGCCTAATACT ATATTGTTTGAACTACGTTATGGAGCATGCAGGTTCCCCTGATGGCTACGTGCAATCAAAAGTTTCTGCTGTGGCAGCTAGGTTACTAAAAAGAGGCTG GCTTGAGTTTCCGGATCAAGAAAAAGGTGCTATCTTCTTTGAG GTTGAACAGTCCATCCGGGGCATGCACGGGCCTAATCGACAGTTTGCTGGGATCAACTTCTTAGAAACCTTG GTTTCAGAGTTTTCCCCTTCAACTGCTTCTTCTATGGGCCTGCCTAAGGAGTTCCATGACCAATGCCAATTGTCACTTGAAGTGAAGTTTCTGAAG GACTTCTATTGCTGGGCACAAGCTGCTGTATTCAATACCGCAGACAAAATCTTGAATTCAAATGTAACTATACCCGAGGAGAAAGCATGTTCGGCGGCATTGcgcctcatgcttcaaattttaaGCTGGAGCTTCAAGCCAACTTTGGAACATGAGAATTTAGATGCCAAAATAAAATCTGGTTTGAGGAGCGATGCCATAAATCTGAGGAAATTCGAACGTTCATTGGTGAAG CCAGGGTCTTTGTGGACTGATATTCTTATATCAAGTGCACATACTATCTGGGTTTTGAACTTCTATACTACCCTGCGTCAGAAGTACTCGTATGATACACTATGGGGTGATTCTCCTATTGCTGTCTCTTGCAGACAGCTCATAGTGCAATTATGCTCCTTGGCAGGCGCTGTTTTTCCTAATG ATAATGGAGATGCACAAATTGAACACTTTATGCACATACTATCCGCTGTTATCTTGTGGATTGAACCTCCGAATGTCATTGCGGAATCAATTCGAAATGGAGGAAGTGAAAG TGAGTTCATAGATTCTTGCCATGTCCTGCTTTCAGTGGCATCTTTGACTAGTAGTTCACTTTTTGACAACCTCCTGAAATCGATAAG GCAATATGGCACAATTAACCTGCTTTCTGCTTTGACATCCGAAGCTGTCAAGTCTGTTCTGGATAACCAGAATGAAGAAGAAACATGGGGTTCAGATGCTCTAGATATATTGTTAGAAACATGGAATGTTATTCTGGGG GAAGCTTGTGCTGATAAAAGTCCTATGTCAGCTGATGGAGCACTTGCAGCTTCAAATTTGTTTAAGATAATTGTGGAGTCACATTTGAAGG CTGCTGCTGATTCTGCATTTGAGGATAGTGACGATGCTGAATACTTTCATGTTTCTGTTTCAA AGCGTGATGAGCAGTTggccttgtatgctctgattgcACGAGCAGCTGCTGACACCACCATACCCTTTCTTGAGCAACTATTTTCTGAGCGATTTGCACGGCTAAGCCAG CAGAGAGATGTCGAAAATGATCCCACTCGAACATTGGAGGAGCTGTATTGGCTGTTGCTGATTACCAGTCATGTCCTAACTGACTCAGGCGAAGGAGAAACACTGCTT ATTCCTGAAGCTTTGCAGGTGGGATTCACCAATGTAGTTGAAGTAGCTCAACATCCTGTAGTTACGTTGTCATG gTCTATAATAAATTTTTCAAGGCAATGTCTAGACCCAGGAATTAGAGGGAGGTACTTCAGTCCCCGGCTCATGGAG GCGGTGATTTGGTTCCTGGCCAGATGGGTTGCAACCTATTTAGTACCGCTTGATGTGAGTAGAGAAATTGACAGTGTGGGTAGACATGGATCCCAGCATTCTAGAAAATTGCTAAACAGTTTTGCGTGGGACAATAACCAAGGGGAGCTTGTTCTTGATTTTGTTGCTCTCATGTCAATGGTGGCACTTACTACATATCAGGGCGAAATTGAGCTGCAG ACACTTACATGCCAAAAACTACTTGCTTCAGTTGTTCGACGGAAACACACATGTGCTTATGTTGTTCAGTTG GACTCATGGCGTGACCTTACAAGGGCTTTTGCAAGTGGGCGTTCTTTATTTTCATTGAGTGGACGTTTACAGGTAAGTGTTATATGCACTCACCATGCAGTTTTAACTTATGCTTTCATTTGTGAAGACCTTATGCTTTTGTTACTACTTACCACACCTTCACAGAGATCTCTAGCAGAAACACTTGCATGTGCAGCTTCCTGCATCAAAGATCCCGAAGCATCTGTGCA GTATTTGAGAGACCTCATGGGACCAGTCGCAGGATGCCTAGTAGAAAATGCTAGTAGGAGTGATCTTAAATCTGTTGCACATCAACCAGATGTTATCTACATG GTCTGTTGCCTATTGGAACGGCTAAGAGGAGCTGCTAGAGCTACTCAGCCTCGCACTCAAAAGGTTCTGTTTGAGATGGGTCATACTGTGATGAACTCACTCTTGACTCTTCTGGAGGTGTACAAAAATCAG tCTGAAGTCGTATACATGATACTCAAGTTCGTGGTTGACTTCATTGATGGTCAAGCTGTATTCCTGGATGGTAAGGAGACATCAGTTTTGATGAGCTTTTGCTTACATCTGCTCCAGATATACTCCTCTCATAATATTGGAAAG GTAATGCTCTCGCTTTCTTCAACTCTGCGAAGTGAATCACAATCCGAAAAGTACAAGGATCTGCGTGCTTTGCTTCGGCTTTTAACAAATATCTGCTCAAAGGATTTG GTGGGTTTCTTATCTGATAGCAACATTGAAGGCTCCCCAGATATTGCAGAG GTCATCTATGTTGGTCTTGATATTGTGACTCCCTTGATATCTTTGGATCTTCTCAAGTACCCTAAACTAAGTCGTGAT TATTTTGTACTTATGTCACACTTGTTGGAAGTGTACCCTGAGAAGGTTGCTCACTTAAACAGGGATGCCTTTGGAAGAATTACTGGTAGTCTTGAATTTGGCCTGCGTAATCAG GATGGCGATGTTGTTGAGAGGTGCCTCACAGCAGTAAATGCCCTTGCCTCGTACCATTTCAAAGAAAGATTTGGAGGCAGAGGAGGGCTTGGCTCGCAGGTTATGGAATCTGAAGGATCGAATGGCAAACTTCAGGAAAGCATATCAAGTCACTTCTTGAGG